A genomic window from Micromonospora violae includes:
- a CDS encoding serine hydrolase domain-containing protein — translation MRTPPQIHGDVDDGYGRVADVFRDNFTSRGEVGAAVTVYVRGRKVVDLYGGVADTRTGRPWDRHTPVVVFSCTKGILAICAYLLAQQGRLDLDAPVTRYWPEFGQHGKAHIPVRWLLTHQAGLPALDRQLTLDEVLSWDPVITAIEAQAPLWEPGTAHGYHSMTYGWLVGEVIHRITGQLPGAFFADTLAGPLGLRTWLGLPAGERDTVAWGLAPPPDPDPFEDPVAERGITMGGAFAFPADADGLVSFNDDAIRAAGVPGAGAVSTADGLARLYAACVSGLQGGPLLAAASVDDAVVVRSRGQQRHGPPDTGQRWGTGFLLHSPPARPLLGERSFGHDGAGGNLAFADAEHQVGFGYVINQMRGMGDERANSLTAALRSCLPT, via the coding sequence GTGCGCACACCGCCGCAGATCCACGGCGACGTCGACGACGGCTACGGGCGCGTCGCCGATGTCTTCCGCGACAACTTCACCTCCCGGGGGGAGGTCGGCGCCGCCGTCACCGTCTACGTACGGGGCCGCAAGGTCGTCGACCTGTACGGCGGGGTCGCCGACACCCGTACCGGACGGCCCTGGGACCGGCACACGCCGGTGGTGGTCTTCTCCTGCACCAAGGGAATCCTGGCGATCTGCGCCTACCTGCTGGCCCAACAGGGCCGGCTCGACCTGGACGCCCCGGTGACCCGCTACTGGCCGGAGTTCGGCCAGCACGGCAAGGCGCACATCCCCGTGCGCTGGCTGCTCACGCACCAGGCCGGGCTGCCCGCATTGGACCGACAGTTGACCCTCGACGAGGTTCTGAGCTGGGATCCGGTCATCACGGCGATCGAGGCGCAGGCCCCGTTGTGGGAGCCGGGCACCGCGCACGGCTACCACTCGATGACCTACGGCTGGCTGGTCGGAGAGGTGATCCACCGCATCACCGGGCAACTACCCGGTGCGTTCTTCGCCGACACTCTCGCGGGCCCGCTCGGCCTGCGCACCTGGTTGGGGCTTCCGGCGGGCGAGAGGGACACCGTCGCCTGGGGCCTGGCACCGCCACCGGACCCGGACCCGTTCGAGGACCCGGTCGCCGAACGAGGCATCACCATGGGTGGCGCTTTCGCGTTCCCCGCCGACGCTGACGGCCTGGTGAGCTTCAACGACGACGCCATCCGGGCCGCTGGGGTCCCCGGCGCGGGCGCGGTGAGCACCGCGGACGGCCTCGCGCGTCTCTACGCCGCCTGCGTCTCGGGCCTTCAGGGTGGACCGCTGCTCGCCGCAGCGTCGGTGGACGACGCGGTCGTCGTTCGTTCGCGTGGTCAGCAGCGGCACGGCCCGCCGGACACCGGGCAGCGGTGGGGTACGGGTTTCCTGCTGCACTCGCCACCGGCCCGGCCCCTGCTGGGTGAGCGCAGCTTCGGCCACGACGGGGCGGGCGGGAACCTGGCCTTCGCCGACGCCGAGCATCAGGTGGGCTTCGGGTACGTCATCAACCAGATGCGCGGAATGGGCGACGAGCGCGCCAATTCCCTCACCGCAGCCCTGCGCTCCTGCCTCCCCACCTGA
- a CDS encoding glycoside hydrolase family 43 protein, which yields MITPAAAHAADGWAPRSSYTSTDTGAGTYSVPLLNADVPDISVERVPAAENDEGRDIYYMISTTMHLSPGAPIMKSYDLVNWEIVNYVFDRASIGDSFSLRNGQNSYGQGQWASSLRYHDGMYYVAFNTNNLNGAYLYRTDDIENGTWQRTALGRGLHDPSLFFDVDGTAYIFYGSGGTSAVRLNADLTAIAQDYPNIFTASNYAGQPFIGGLFEGAQFYYIDGWYYAVIITWPSGQGRQVVMFRSRDLLGRYTSAGGVNTYEARGVLNSNGFAQGSLVPISRPGGETDWHGMFFRDTFPIGRIPALIPATWQDGWPTFGTGGVVPVNGLFDKPIRLSPAEEAFERQKSIVASDDFANDAPHKAYQDEQWTVPAPLDPAEVAPNGSRLDLAWEWNHAPDNRYWSLTDRDGWLRLTAGKVVTGQYVYTKLSNRAELAWFEEARNTLSQRTFGPRQSVQTRMDISGMKNGDVAGLAAYNRGFSYVAVKRVGGVNTLGVVNRSQPFAVDLDQSTLENFVSGTTVPLDDATEVHLKADLDFASPVGQLWTTFYYSLDGVQWTRLGNRVGPQALDGSLAHFMGHRVGLFNYATQETGGHVDFDNYLLSDVLTAQGRPLDSTALDAAIAHAQTLDARHYPADAWATMQATLAAATSARAGQFGTQNEIDAPERALSYQLARLGVLAALPVTATAQVRCLSGRTYVAVQARNDSTEPVEITVEIPYGNRSFPAVAPGANVYQSFNTRTASVPAGTATVRVTGTVAGRDVTTVHSTQHPANTCGG from the coding sequence GTGATCACCCCCGCTGCCGCGCACGCCGCCGACGGCTGGGCGCCCCGATCGTCGTACACCTCCACCGACACCGGCGCCGGCACCTACTCGGTGCCGTTGCTCAACGCCGACGTGCCGGACATCAGCGTCGAGCGCGTACCGGCGGCCGAGAACGACGAAGGCCGCGACATCTACTACATGATCAGCACGACGATGCACCTGAGCCCCGGCGCGCCGATCATGAAGTCGTACGACCTCGTCAACTGGGAGATCGTCAACTACGTCTTCGACCGGGCGAGCATCGGCGACTCCTTCTCACTGCGCAACGGCCAGAACTCGTACGGGCAGGGCCAGTGGGCGTCGTCGCTGCGCTACCACGACGGGATGTACTACGTCGCGTTCAACACCAACAACCTCAACGGGGCGTACCTCTACCGCACCGACGACATCGAGAACGGCACGTGGCAGCGCACCGCCCTCGGCCGTGGCCTGCACGACCCGTCGCTCTTCTTCGACGTCGACGGCACGGCGTACATCTTCTACGGGTCCGGCGGCACCAGCGCCGTACGCCTCAACGCCGACCTGACGGCCATCGCGCAGGACTACCCGAACATCTTCACGGCGAGCAACTACGCCGGCCAGCCGTTCATCGGTGGCCTGTTCGAGGGCGCGCAGTTCTACTACATCGACGGCTGGTACTACGCCGTGATCATCACCTGGCCGTCCGGGCAGGGCCGCCAGGTCGTGATGTTCCGGTCGCGGGATCTGCTCGGGCGCTACACCTCGGCCGGTGGGGTCAACACCTACGAGGCGCGCGGAGTGCTCAACTCCAACGGCTTCGCCCAGGGCAGCCTGGTGCCGATCAGCCGCCCGGGCGGCGAGACCGACTGGCACGGCATGTTCTTCCGCGACACGTTCCCGATCGGCCGGATCCCGGCGCTCATCCCCGCCACCTGGCAGGACGGGTGGCCGACCTTCGGCACAGGCGGGGTCGTGCCGGTCAACGGACTGTTCGACAAGCCGATCCGGCTCAGCCCGGCGGAGGAGGCGTTCGAGCGGCAGAAGAGCATCGTCGCCTCGGACGACTTCGCCAACGACGCGCCGCACAAGGCGTACCAGGACGAGCAGTGGACCGTCCCAGCACCGCTCGACCCGGCGGAGGTCGCTCCCAACGGGTCGCGGCTGGACCTGGCGTGGGAGTGGAACCACGCCCCGGACAACCGGTACTGGTCGCTCACCGACCGCGACGGCTGGCTGCGGTTGACGGCCGGCAAGGTGGTCACCGGCCAGTACGTCTACACGAAGCTGTCCAACCGGGCCGAGCTGGCCTGGTTCGAGGAGGCCCGCAACACGCTCTCCCAGCGGACGTTCGGGCCACGGCAGTCGGTCCAGACCCGGATGGACATCTCCGGGATGAAGAACGGTGATGTGGCGGGTCTGGCGGCCTACAACCGCGGATTCTCGTACGTGGCGGTCAAGCGCGTCGGTGGCGTCAACACCCTCGGCGTGGTGAACCGGTCGCAGCCGTTCGCGGTCGACCTCGACCAGTCGACGCTGGAGAACTTCGTGTCGGGCACGACGGTGCCGCTGGACGACGCGACCGAGGTGCACCTGAAGGCCGACCTCGACTTCGCCTCGCCCGTCGGCCAACTCTGGACGACGTTCTACTACAGCCTGGACGGGGTCCAGTGGACCCGGCTGGGCAACCGGGTGGGCCCGCAGGCGCTCGACGGCAGCCTCGCGCACTTCATGGGTCACCGGGTGGGCCTGTTCAACTACGCCACCCAGGAGACCGGCGGTCACGTCGACTTCGACAACTACCTGCTCAGCGACGTGCTGACCGCGCAGGGCCGGCCGCTGGACAGCACCGCCCTCGACGCGGCCATCGCCCACGCGCAGACGCTCGACGCACGCCACTACCCGGCCGACGCCTGGGCCACGATGCAGGCCACGCTCGCGGCGGCGACGTCGGCGCGGGCCGGCCAGTTCGGCACCCAGAACGAGATCGACGCACCGGAGCGGGCGCTCAGCTACCAACTGGCCCGACTCGGCGTGCTGGCGGCGCTGCCCGTGACGGCCACCGCCCAGGTGCGCTGCCTCAGTGGCAGGACGTACGTGGCCGTGCAGGCGCGCAACGACTCGACCGAACCGGTGGAGATCACCGTGGAGATCCCGTACGGAAACCGGTCCTTCCCGGCCGTCGCGCCGGGGGCGAACGTCTACCAGTCGTTCAACACCCGTACGGCGTCCGTGCCGGCCGGCACGGCGACGGTCCGGGTCACCGGCACGGTCGCCGGTCGGGACGTCACCACCGTCCACTCCACGCAGCACCCCGCCAACACCTGCGGCGGATAA